In a genomic window of Quercus lobata isolate SW786 chromosome 4, ValleyOak3.0 Primary Assembly, whole genome shotgun sequence:
- the LOC115987850 gene encoding probable WRKY transcription factor 12, with translation MKIMEEERGAPNYELQVSFSATPQAIHDMGFVQFEDNQVLSFLAPSQSSQMSQPLSGGGATTNTTTTATTGATSNTNPTTMGFSHNDLVTRPSWNNDQVGTMDPKAVNDENGTGNASDGNNSWWRSSTSDKSKVKVRRKLREPRFCFQTRSDVDVLDDGYKWRKYGQKVVKNSLHPRSYYRCTHNNCRVKKRVERLSEDCRMVITTYEGRHNHSPCDDSNSSEHECFASF, from the exons atgaaaataatggaagaagaaagaggagcTCCAAATTACGAGCTGCAAGTATCATTTTCAGCCACTCCACAAGCGATCCACGACATGGGGTTTGTACAATTTGAAGATAACCAGGTCCTAAGCTTCTTAGCTCCCTCACAATCTTCTCAGATGTCTCAGCCACTCAGCGGCGGTGGTGCCACAacaaacaccaccaccaccgccaccactgGTGCCACATCAAACACTAACCCCACCACCATGGGGTTTAGTCATAACGACCTTGTCACTAGACCTTCTTGGAATAACGACCAG GTGGGAACGATGGATCCCAAGGCTGTCAATGATGAAAACGGTACCGGTAATGCTAGCGATGGCAACAATTCATG GTGGAGGAGCTCAACCTCAGATAAAAGCAAGGTGAAGGTGAGAAGGAAGCTTAGAGAGCCAAGGTTCTGTTTCCAAACGAGGAGTGATGTTGATGTCCTTGATGATGGTTACAAATGGAGGAAATATGGCCAGAAAGTTGTCAAGAATAGCCTTCATCCAAG AAGTTATTACCGATGTACCCATAATAACTGTCGGGTGAAGAAGAGGGTTGAACGATTATCAGAGGATTGTCGAATGGTGATAACAACATATGAAGGTAGACATAACCACTCTCCATGTGATGACTCGAACTCATCTGAGCATGAATGCTTTGCCTCTTTCTAA